One genomic region from Augochlora pura isolate Apur16 chromosome 7, APUR_v2.2.1, whole genome shotgun sequence encodes:
- the LOC144473144 gene encoding sodium/potassium-transporting ATPase subunit beta-1-like, with protein sequence MVILHDDNYYENRKPAPDLGTLKNFLRFIWNGDRKAFLDRTAKEWVQLIVFYICFFIVLGTIFSIQMAIAMNYVSQLDKPYFQYFDSSMRSMPGTNFALFRSPLKFGSPGISFKPASISSVSPIISVSHVVDRARPKKHVRALTNFLKEYNKDVSKYDVDCQDDNFQSNNPHKPCYFNVKSLGPCSKYPYGYSNPLQPCVLVKFNKRFDWVPDYYNQSSSLPENIPADLKKTIQKSKKFYVWLSCEGANNVDKEHIGEIEYIPSPGFPIEYFPFTGQPDYLPPIVALHFKSLSPYRLVTVECNLWAFNIEQRSRYSLEFQIIIDN encoded by the exons atggtTATATTACACGATGATAACTATTATGAAAATCGAAAACCTGCGCCTGATTTAggtactttgaaaaatttcctgCGATTTATCTGGAACGGAGACCGGAAAGCATTTCTTGATAGAACAGCGAAAGAATGGg taCAGTTAATAGTATTCTACATCTGTTTCTTCATTGTATTgggaacaatattttcgatacaAATGGCAATCGCTATGAATTATGTTTCTCAGTTAGACAAAccatattttcaatattttgattcATCTATGAGGTCTATGCCTGGAACAAATTTTGCACTCTTCCGATCACCTTTGAAATTTGGTAGTCCAG GTATTTCGTTTAAGCCGGCAAGCATTTCGTCAGTTTCGCCTATCATATCAGTAAGTCATGTTGTTGATAGAGCCAGACCAAAGAAACATGTTCGAGCTTTGACCAATTTTCTAAAAG agtaTAATAAAGATGTATCTAAATACGATGTGGATTGTCAAGATGACAATTTCCAATCGAATAATCCGCATAAACCGTGTTATTTCAACGTAAAAAGTCTCGGACCTTGTAGCAAGTACCCATATGGATATTCGAACCCGTTGCAACCTTGTGTTCTTGTGAAGTTCAATAAA CGATTCGACTGGGTACccgattattataatcaatCTTCTAGTTTGCCGGAAAATATACCAGCCGATTTgaaaaaaacaatacaaaagTCAAAGAAG TTTTACGTTTGGTTGTCTTGCGAAGGAGCGAACAATGTCGATAAAGAGCATATTGGAGAGATAGAATATATTCCAAGTCCTGGATTTCCAATTGAATATTTCCCGTTCACCGGCCAGCCAGATTATCTTCCGCCCATTGTTGCATTACATTTCAAAAGTTTATCAC CATATAGACTAGTTACGGTCGAATGTAATTTATGGGCTTTCAATATCGAACAGCGATCTCGTTACTCGCTAgagtttcaaataataatag ataattga